The Apium graveolens cultivar Ventura unplaced genomic scaffold, ASM990537v1 ctg2846, whole genome shotgun sequence genome contains the following window.
TGTTTTTTTTCAAACTATCCAATGTAAGAAAAGCAGTGGCAAACCTAGTAGCTCCAGTCCTGATTAGGTCCCTCCCATTAGTCATCTCCCTCATAACATCAAGAACACGCCCATGCCTATAGATAAATGTAGTGCATCTTTTTTCCTGGTTGATTGTCTTCTTAAATGCTGGAATTTTGCCAATGTCCTTCAACATCAAATCAACACAATGTGCAGCACATGGAGTCCAAAACAAAGTAGGCATCCTTATCTCCAAGATATGACCGGCTAGCTTGTAGTTCGCCCCATTGTCCGTCACAACTTGCACAATATTTTTCTCACCAATTTCCTTTATCTTGCTTTTAAGCAACTTGGCCAACATTTGTGCATCATGTGATTCGCTTGAAGCATTCACCGAACCCAAGAAGAAAGTGCCTTCGGGACTGTTGGCAAGGAAGTTAATGAGACTCCTTCCTCGTCTATCCTTCCACCCATCGGACATAAGAGTGCAACCATATCTCTTCCAAGCCTTCTCATGTTTCTCCTTTAATTTTTCTGTTTCTTCCTTTGCTTTTTTAAGTAAAGGCACCCTCAATTCATGATATATTGGAGGCTTTAAACCCGGTCCATATTGGCCAATGGACTCGACCATCACCTCATAGCTCCTAGAGTTTGCGGCATTGAAAGGAATACCACATTCATAGAAAAAATTTGCAATATGCATATGGACTTTTGCTTTCTCTTCCGGAGTTCTCAAGCGATTTTCCAAAGTGCTTTGACTTGCTCCCTTGGTGTGCCTCTCTTCAACAACTTGTTCTGGGGTCCTATTGTACTTCATTGATGTAGCAGATTTAGAATTTGTGGATGGAATTTTAAAGTTAAAAGGCTGCCCAGCAGCCTTGCCTTTGGTGCCAGCACAAGATTTTGAACTTTGAACCATATTGGAGGCTGCCGAGGGTATTTCTTGAACATCATCAtcattgttttcttcaatctgttGCTGCTGTGTATTCTTCCTGCTTCTCTTCTTCTTACTTTCCATGTAATCACTCATTTCTTTGGCAATCTCTTTGGTTATTTTAGGACATTTAACTATATCCGGGTAGCCACCAATCAAGTGTTGTTTATATCGATTAATCCCCCCATGATTTGAATTCCCACAAAGAATACATTTCACAACATCTTTATTGGTCTCCGGAAAAGGATAATATGCATACTTCCATCCCGGATCATTTGATCTTGCTTTTCTTTTCGGGTCTTTAGCCAACTCTCTTCGGCTATTTTCAGTTTCTATCTCCATCAGTTTATTTTCTgcataaaataatttattgaactTAGTGGCAGTTGCAGAAACATATGCAAATGGAAAATGGAGGTCTGAGCAACAGTGAACAACAACTGAATTATACAGTGAGCAAATGGATGTTCACTAAGGAAAAATGTTACTGTAAATTTGATATACTGTAAATTCTGTAATGTTACAGTGAGCAACTGAATAATGATACTGTAATGCATAATTGTTTATAAAATCAAAATGCATAATTTCATTCCAAAAATTTGATATACGATtgtaattaataaaaataaaatcagcACAAAAACTGAAAATTTTAAAGTGATGCAGAAAAATATTGCTTAATATTTGAAAAGTAAAatcaaataaaagaaaatttaaaagtGATTCATAAAATATTACTTGATATTTAAAAAGTAAACTCAAataaaagaaacaaaaaaaaacataaaaattgaaggtatttttttcattttatagttttttaaaaaaaagacaAAAAAATTAGGTGAAAAATCAATaaaaaaataagttttaaaaagcTTGTTTTTTATAAAACTTGTTTTTTTTGGAAACATAAAGCGGCTGTGTATATACGTACGTGTATATACACGAGTAAACAA
Protein-coding sequences here:
- the LOC141700740 gene encoding uncharacterized protein LOC141700740, giving the protein MKYNRTPEQVVEERHTKGASQSTLENRLRTPEEKAKVHMHIANFFYECGIPFNAANSRSYEVMVESIGQYGPGLKPPIYHELRVPLLKKAKEETEKLKEKHEKAWKRYGCTLMSDGWKDRRGRSLINFLANSPEGTFFLGSVNASSESHDAQMLAKLLKSKIKEIGEKNIVQVVTDNGANYKLAGHILEIRMPTLFWTPCAAHCVDLMLKDIGKIPAFKKTINQEKRCTTFIYRHGRVLDVMREMTNGRDLIRTGATRFATAFLTLDSLKKNRNHCISYFVGRIGPCQNASLSLLQVLCIADCDERPALAEIATAIDYAKSEVKKKFGGGKMAIRNKVVKIINDRWNIQMGKPLHGASLFLNPGRYFDLLENNPDYASRLREDFNDVLEKMVKDRDIHTKKRNMLEHQRLNDLVYVQYNWKIESRFKKRRELGRKFDPLVFEDLEWANEWVGIEDRFWEAVDIASGASESLEGRNFPRRARGGSTLTYTRRNTSSTQDQIDKEDEDEDNIPFDDEEV